From a single Caloenas nicobarica isolate bCalNic1 chromosome 12, bCalNic1.hap1, whole genome shotgun sequence genomic region:
- the TBX22 gene encoding LOW QUALITY PROTEIN: T-box transcription factor TBX22 (The sequence of the model RefSeq protein was modified relative to this genomic sequence to represent the inferred CDS: substituted 2 bases at 2 genomic stop codons), whose product MSNFFEFYNLMENSNSFIDPRRGRLLFPSTAHSPLPPPFPPDPPLVTPMKCHSMFLMLPPVSKTNSGARSRLLTQLDARGSRRGRCPPTGAGRXPGEGRWVPAGMEPPPPAXVPQPPGGDPGPGGRMALSSRAHAFSVEALVGRSAKRKVPDGPDEDNGAGARQNRRAPEPEKRPKGGAESREAGAGVQVELQGAELWRRFHEIGTEMIITKAGRRMFPSVRVKVKGLEPLKHYYIAIDVVPVDSKRYRYVYHSSQWMVAGNTDHSCITPRLYIHPDSPCSGETWMRQIISFDRVKLTNNEMDDKGHIILQSMHKYKPRVHVIAQDSRFDLAQIQSLPAEGVQSFSFQETEFTTVTAYQNQQITKLKIDRNPFAKGFRDPGRNRGVLDGLLETYPWRPPLALDFKAFGADNQGGSSSSSPVTSSGGTPSPLNPLLSPSCSPPTFHLSASNIGVPCPETYLHNFSVPLYYKICPTSFLRQQPLVLPSHEKLGSTNPHLLPHLVVDMPKLSSLGVTNLKNAKAEDLNGQCLQVPNSASQVLYGLHASGNIFPSSPIAREALNCSLHPPYGLYGYNFSVPSRLMNAASHFKVSDSIPASLRDGRCNHSNWHPTINHCL is encoded by the exons ATGTCAAATTTCTTTGAGTTTTACAATTTAATGGAGAACAGTAACTCTTTTATTGATCCTAGACGGGGCCggctcctcttcccctccactgcccactctcccctccctccccctttccccccagacccccccctCGTTACTCCTATGAAATGTCACTCAATGTTTCTTATGCTCCCACcagtttccaaaacaaacaGTGGAGCCCGCAGCCGTCTATTGACTCAGTTGGATGCAAGAGGATCTCGCCGTGGCCGCTGCCCCCCGACGGGAGCCGGGCGGTGACCGGGCGAGGGTCGCTGGGTGCCGGCCGGGatggagccgccgccgcccgcctgaGTCCCGCAGCCGCCCGGGGGGGACCCCGGCCCGGGGGGGAGGATGGCGCTCAGCTCCCGGGCTCACGCCTTCTCGGTGGAAGCTCTGGTGGGACGTTCGGCCAAGAGGAAGGTGCCGGATGGTCCCGACGAGGACAACGGGGCCGGCGCCAGGCAGAACCGCAGAGCCCCGGAGCCGG AAAAGCGGCCCAAGGGCGGCGCGGAGAGTCGGGAGGCGGGGGCCGGGGTGCaggtggagctgcagggagccGAGCTCTGGAGGAGGTTCCATGAGATCGGCACCGAGATGATCATCACCAAGGCCGGCAG GAGAATGTTCCCGTCGGTCAGGGTGaaggtgaaggggctggagccgcTCAAGCACTATTACATCGCCATCGATGTCGTGCCGGTGGACTCCAAAAGATACAG GTACGTGTATCACAGCTCGCAGTGGATGGTGGCGGGGAACACGGATCACTCCTGCATCACCCCCCGGCTCTACATCCACCCCGACTCCCCCTGCTCGGGGGAGACCTGGATGAGGCAAATCATCAGCTTCGACCGAGTGAAGCTCACCAACAACGAGATGGACGACAAGGGACAC ATCATCCTGCAGTCCATGCACAAGTACAAGCCCCGCGTCCACGTTATCGCCCAGGATTCCCGCTTCGACCTGGCGCAAATCCAGTCGCTGCCGGCCGAGGGGGTGCAGAGcttctccttccaggagaccgAATTCACCACCGTGACGGCGTATCAAAACCAGCAG ATCACGAAGCTGAAGATCGACAGGAATCCCTTCGCCAAAGGATTTCGGGATCCCGGGAGGAACAG GGGGGTCCTGGATGGGCTCCTGGAGACCTACCCGTGGCGGCCGCCCCTCGctctggatttcaaggctttcGGCGCAGACAACCAGG GTGGGAGCTCCAGTTCTTCGCCGGTGACCTCCAGCGGTGGGACACCCTCTCCTCTCAACCCCCTGCTTTCTCCGTCCTGCTCACCTCCTACGTTCCACTTGTCAGCGAGCAACATCGGCGTGCCCTGCCCCGAGACCTACCTACACAACTTCAGCGTGCCCCTCTACTACAAGATTTGTCCTACGAGCTTCTTAAGACAACAGCCTCTCGTCTTGCCAAGCCACGAAAAACTGGGAAGCACCAACCCGCATCTTTTACCCCACTTGGTGGTGGATATGCCAAAACTATCTTCCCTTGGTGTAACCAATCTGAAAAACGCTAAAGCCGAAGACTTAAACGGGCAATGTCTACAAGTCCCCAATTCTGCTAGTCAAGTGCTGTATGGATTACATGCATCTGGAAACATTTTCCCATCAAGTCCCATTGCTCGGGAAGCACTTAATTGTTCTTTACATCCTCCATATGGCTTGTACGGTTATAACTTCTCAGTGCCATCCAGACTGATGAATGCAGCAAGCCATTTCAAAGTGAGTGACAGCATTCCCGCTTCTTTGAGAGATGGCAGATGTAATCACTCTAACTGGCACCCGACAATTAACCATTGCCTTTAG